From Pseudomonas alcaligenes, a single genomic window includes:
- the uvrA gene encoding excinuclease ABC subunit UvrA — MDKILIRGARTHNLKNVDLTLPRDKLIVITGLSGSGKSSLAFDTLYAEGQRRYVESLSAYARQFLSMMEKPDVDTIEGLSPAISIEQKSTSHNPRSTVGTITEIYDYLRLLYARVGIPRCPDHDVPLEAQTVSQMVDQVLALPEGRKLMLLAPVIRERKGEHLSVFEELRAQGFVRARVNGKLFELDELPKLDKQKKHSIDVVVDRFKVRDDLQQRLAESFETALKLADGIALVAPMDDEEGEETIFSARFACPHCGHSISELEPKLFSFNNPAGACPTCDGLGVKQFFDTRRLVNGELTLAEGAIRGWDRRNVYYFQMLGSLSAHYGFSLEVPFDELDKEQQQVLLNGSGKDNVEFRYLNDRGDIVKRAHPFEGIVPNLERRYRETESATVREELAKFLSTQPCPDCRGTRLRREARHVWVGDKTLPAVTGLPVGDATDYFGSLSLTGRRGEIADKILKEIRERLQFLVNVGLDYLTLDRSADTLSGGEAQRIRLASQIGAGLVGVMYILDEPSIGLHQRDNERLLGTLTHLRNLGNTVIVVEHDEDAIRLADYVVDIGPGAGVHGGQIVAEGTPDEVMNHPDSLTGKYLSGREKIRYPATRTPRDKKKALKLKGARGNNLRNVDLEIPVGLLTCVTGVSGSGKSTLINNTLFPLSATALNGATTLEAAAHDSLDGLQHLDKVVDIDQSPIGRTPRSNPATYTGLFTPIRELFAGVPESRSRGYGPGRFSFNVKGGRCEACQGDGMIKVEMHFLPDIYVPCDVCKGKRYNRETLEVKYKGKSITEVLDMTIEEAREFFDAVPALARKLQTLIDVGLSYIKLGQSATTLSGGEAQRVKLSRELSKRDTGKTLYILDEPTTGLHFADIQQLLDVLHRLRDHGNTVVVIEHNLDVIKTADWLVDLGPEGGSKGGMIIATGTPEDVAANPASHTGHFLKPLLERDRA; from the coding sequence GTGGACAAGATTCTGATTCGTGGGGCCCGTACCCATAACCTGAAAAACGTCGACCTGACCCTGCCGCGCGACAAGCTGATCGTGATCACCGGCCTGTCCGGCTCCGGCAAGTCGTCGCTGGCCTTCGACACCCTCTACGCCGAGGGTCAGCGCCGCTACGTCGAGTCCCTTTCGGCCTACGCCCGGCAGTTCCTGTCGATGATGGAAAAGCCTGACGTCGACACCATCGAGGGTCTGTCGCCGGCCATCTCCATCGAGCAGAAGTCCACCTCGCACAACCCGCGCTCGACCGTCGGCACCATCACCGAGATCTACGACTACCTACGCCTGCTCTACGCCCGCGTCGGCATCCCGCGCTGCCCGGATCACGACGTGCCGCTGGAAGCACAGACCGTCAGCCAGATGGTCGACCAGGTGCTGGCCCTACCCGAGGGTCGCAAGCTGATGCTGCTGGCCCCGGTGATCCGCGAGCGCAAGGGCGAGCACCTGTCGGTGTTCGAGGAGCTGCGCGCCCAGGGCTTCGTGCGTGCCCGGGTCAACGGCAAGCTGTTCGAGCTGGACGAACTGCCCAAGCTGGACAAGCAGAAGAAGCACTCCATCGACGTGGTGGTGGATCGCTTCAAGGTGCGCGACGACCTGCAGCAGCGCCTGGCCGAATCCTTTGAGACCGCCCTCAAGCTGGCCGACGGCATCGCCCTGGTGGCGCCGATGGACGACGAGGAAGGCGAGGAGACGATCTTCTCCGCACGCTTCGCCTGTCCCCATTGCGGCCACTCGATCAGCGAGCTGGAACCCAAGCTGTTCTCCTTCAACAACCCGGCCGGCGCCTGCCCGACCTGCGACGGCCTGGGCGTGAAGCAGTTCTTCGACACCCGCCGCCTGGTCAATGGCGAGCTGACCCTGGCCGAAGGCGCGATCCGCGGCTGGGATCGGCGCAACGTCTACTACTTCCAGATGCTCGGCTCGCTCTCCGCGCACTACGGCTTCAGCCTCGAGGTGCCGTTCGACGAGCTGGACAAGGAACAGCAGCAGGTACTGCTCAACGGCAGCGGCAAGGACAACGTCGAGTTCCGCTATCTCAACGACCGTGGCGACATCGTCAAGCGCGCCCACCCGTTCGAGGGCATAGTGCCGAACCTGGAGCGGCGCTACCGCGAGACCGAGTCGGCCACCGTGCGCGAGGAGCTGGCCAAGTTCCTCAGCACCCAGCCCTGCCCCGACTGCCGCGGCACCCGCCTGCGCCGCGAGGCGCGCCATGTATGGGTCGGCGACAAGACCCTGCCGGCGGTCACCGGTCTGCCGGTGGGCGATGCCACCGACTACTTCGGCAGCCTGAGCCTCACCGGCCGCCGTGGCGAGATCGCCGACAAGATCCTCAAGGAAATCCGCGAGCGCCTGCAGTTCCTGGTCAACGTCGGCCTCGACTACCTGACCCTGGATCGCAGCGCCGATACCCTGTCCGGTGGCGAAGCGCAGCGCATTCGCCTGGCCAGCCAGATCGGCGCCGGCCTGGTGGGCGTCATGTACATCCTCGACGAGCCGTCCATCGGCCTGCACCAGCGCGACAACGAGCGCCTGCTCGGCACCCTCACCCACCTGCGCAACCTGGGCAACACGGTGATCGTGGTCGAGCACGACGAGGACGCCATCCGACTGGCCGACTACGTGGTCGATATCGGCCCCGGCGCCGGTGTGCACGGCGGCCAGATCGTCGCCGAGGGTACCCCGGACGAGGTGATGAACCACCCCGACTCGCTGACCGGCAAGTACCTCTCCGGCCGCGAGAAGATCCGCTACCCGGCCACCCGCACCCCGCGCGACAAGAAGAAGGCGCTGAAGCTCAAGGGCGCGCGCGGCAACAACCTGCGCAACGTCGACCTGGAGATCCCGGTCGGCCTGCTCACCTGCGTCACCGGGGTGTCCGGCTCGGGCAAATCGACGCTGATCAACAACACCCTGTTCCCCCTCAGCGCCACCGCGCTGAACGGTGCCACTACCCTGGAAGCCGCCGCCCACGACTCGCTCGACGGCCTGCAGCACCTGGACAAGGTGGTCGACATCGACCAGAGCCCGATCGGCCGTACGCCGCGCTCCAACCCGGCCACCTACACCGGGCTGTTCACCCCGATCCGCGAGCTGTTCGCCGGCGTACCGGAGTCGCGCTCGCGCGGTTACGGCCCGGGCCGTTTCAGCTTCAACGTCAAGGGCGGGCGCTGCGAGGCATGCCAGGGCGACGGCATGATCAAGGTGGAAATGCACTTCCTGCCGGACATCTACGTGCCGTGCGACGTGTGCAAGGGCAAGCGCTACAACCGCGAAACCCTGGAAGTGAAGTACAAGGGCAAGAGCATCACCGAGGTGCTCGACATGACCATCGAGGAAGCCCGCGAGTTCTTCGATGCGGTGCCGGCACTGGCGCGCAAGCTGCAGACCCTGATCGACGTGGGCCTGTCCTACATCAAGCTGGGGCAGAGTGCGACCACTCTCTCCGGTGGCGAGGCGCAGCGGGTCAAGCTGAGCCGCGAGCTGAGCAAGCGCGACACCGGCAAGACCCTGTACATCCTCGACGAGCCGACCACCGGCCTGCACTTCGCCGATATCCAGCAGCTGCTCGACGTGCTGCACCGCTTGCGCGATCACGGCAACACGGTGGTCGTCATCGAGCACAACCTGGACGTGATCAAGACCGCCGACTGGCTGGTGGATCTCGGCCCCGAGGGCGGCTCCAAGGGCGGCATGATCATCGCCACCGGTAC